The genomic region TGCTGATCGAGCACGACATGGGGGTGGTGATGCGCATCTCCGACCACATCGTCGTGCTCGACCACGGCAAGAAGATCAGCGACGGCACGCCCGAAGCGGTGCGCAGCGACCCGCACGTGATCGCGGCCTACCTGGGCGAAGGCGACGAGGACGAAGTAACCGAGGAGACCGCGGAGGCCGACAAGGCCGCGCGTGGCGTGACCGCATGAGCATGCTGCTGCACCTGACCGGGGTCACCGCCTTCTACGGCGCGATCCAGGCCCTCAAGGGCGTCGACCTGGAAGTCCACGAGGGCGAGATCGTCACCCTGATCGGCGCCAACGGCGCCGGCAAATCGACGCTGATGATGACGATCTGCGGCAACCCGCGCGCCCGCGACGGGGCGATCCGCTACGACGGCCACGATATCACCCAGCGGCCAACCCACGAGATCATGCGCATGGGACTGGCGCAGTCGCCGGAAGGGCGACGCATCTTCCCGCGCATGACCGTGCTCGAGAACCTGCTGATGGGCGCCCATGGCCGGGCCGATGCGGAAGCGGCCGAGACCATGGAACAGGTCTTCACCCTCTTCCCCCGGCTGAAGGAGCGGCTGGCCCAGCGCGGCGGCACGCTGTCGGGGGGCGAGCAGCAGATGCTGGCGATCGCCCGCGCCCTGATGAGCCGGCCACGCCTGCTGCTGCTGGATGAGCCATCGCTCGGCCTTGCGCCACTGGTGGTGCGGCAGATCTTCGGGGCGATCCGCGACCTGAACCGGCAGACCGGGCTGACCGTGCTGCTGGTGGAACAGAACGCCTTCCAGGCGCTGCGCCTCGCGCATCGGGGCTATGTGCTGGTCAACGGGGCCATCACCATGGCCGGAACCGGCGCCGAATTGCTGGCACGACCGGAAATCCGGGCAGCCTACCTGGAAGGGGCGCACTGACAGTCTGTTAGACGTCAGGAAAGGCGAGGGCGCTGCCCTCGACCCGGCAGGGGCCACAAGGCCCCTGCACCCCATTCGCGCTGCGCGGCACAGACAAGGCAGCGGCTGGTAGCGGGATGACATCGGCCTCGGCCCTGCTACACCGTCGCGGCGCACCTGGCTCGCCCTCCCCCCTCGGGACCGCGAGTCGGGTTGTACGCCTCACCGGCAATCCTTCCCCGAGAGGAGGACCAGTCATGCAATTTTCCAGGACCGCGTCGGCCCTGGCCGTCCTCGGCGCCCTGCTGCTCGCGCGCCCGGCAGCGGCGCAGGAAGACGTGGTCATCGGCTTTTCCGACGTGCTCTCCGGCAATGTCGCCGCGATCGGCCAGCAGGCGCTCAACGGCGCACAGGCCGCGGTGGACGTCATCAACGCCCGCGGCGGCGTGCTGCATGGCCGCAAGCTGCGGCTCGCGGTGGAAGACGACGCCTGCGACCCGAAGCAGGCGGTCTCGGTGGCCAACCTGTTCGCCGGCCGTGGCATCAAGCTGGTGCTCGGGCCGCTGTGCTCTAGCGCGGCAATTCCCGCCTCCTCGGTCTACGCCGAGGAAGGCATCCTGATGATGAGCGCCTCCGCCACCAATCCGCAGCTGACCGAGCGCAAGCTGACCACGGTGTTCCGCGCCTGCGGCCGTGACGACCAGCAGGGCGCCGTCGCCGGGGAAATGCTCGCCGACCGCTTCGCCAACAAGCGCATCGCCATCGTCGACGACAAATCCGCCTATGGCAGCGGCCTGGCCACCGAAGCCGCCAAGGTACTGAAGCAGCGCAAGGTGCCGATCGCCTTCACCGGTTCGGTCACGGCGGGCGAGAAGGATTTCTCGGCCATCGTCAGCCGGCTGAAGCAGGAGCGGATCGATATCGCCTATTACGGCGGCTACCATCCGGAACTCGGCCTGATCCTGCGTCAGGCGCGCAGCGCCGGGCTGAACGCCATCTTCGTCAGCGGCGAAGGGATCGGCACCAGCGAGTTCTGGGCGATCGCGGGCGATGCCGGCACCGGCACGCTGTTCACCAACTCGC from Rhodovastum atsumiense harbors:
- a CDS encoding branched-chain amino acid ABC transporter substrate-binding protein gives rise to the protein MQFSRTASALAVLGALLLARPAAAQEDVVIGFSDVLSGNVAAIGQQALNGAQAAVDVINARGGVLHGRKLRLAVEDDACDPKQAVSVANLFAGRGIKLVLGPLCSSAAIPASSVYAEEGILMMSASATNPQLTERKLTTVFRACGRDDQQGAVAGEMLADRFANKRIAIVDDKSAYGSGLATEAAKVLKQRKVPIAFTGSVTAGEKDFSAIVSRLKQERIDIAYYGGYHPELGLILRQARSAGLNAIFVSGEGIGTSEFWAIAGDAGTGTLFTNSPDVAGTPAASEARKAIEARDAKVPPDNFAFYNYAAIQALAAAIDRAGSATPKAVAAALRKDPLPTVVGPLAFDAKGDLKAPQYVFFEWRDGTYHRAAF
- a CDS encoding ABC transporter ATP-binding protein codes for the protein MSMLLHLTGVTAFYGAIQALKGVDLEVHEGEIVTLIGANGAGKSTLMMTICGNPRARDGAIRYDGHDITQRPTHEIMRMGLAQSPEGRRIFPRMTVLENLLMGAHGRADAEAAETMEQVFTLFPRLKERLAQRGGTLSGGEQQMLAIARALMSRPRLLLLDEPSLGLAPLVVRQIFGAIRDLNRQTGLTVLLVEQNAFQALRLAHRGYVLVNGAITMAGTGAELLARPEIRAAYLEGAH